Sequence from the Nocardia cyriacigeorgica GUH-2 genome:
TCCCGCTCGCGAAGAGTGAACGGCCCACGAGGTCGATTCCCGCGATGAATTTCGCCGGGAGGCGCAGTCTTCATGGATAGGGCAGGACCATCCGATCGGGAGGACAACCATGCAGAAGATCGTCACCAACCTCTGGTACGACACGGAGGCCGAGGAAGCGGCCGAGTTCTACTGTTCGCTGTTCCCGGACTCCAAGATCATCCGGGTGCAGCGCTTCGCCGAGACCGGCATGCGCGAGGCCGGCTCCGTCATGACCGTCGACTTCGAACTCGCTGGTCAGCGCTTTACCGGCATCAACGGCGGCGGCGAGTACCAGTACACCCACGCCATGTCGCTGCTCATCAACTGCGACAGCCAGGACGAGGTCGACCGGCTCTGGGATGCCCTGCTCGCCGACGGCGGCAAGGAGATCGAGTGCGGCTGGCTCTACGACAAGTACGGCGTCCCGTGGCAGGTGTGGCCTGCCGAAGCCGATGAACTGCTCACCGGCGATCCGGCCGCCGTCGACCGCGCCACCGCCGCGATGCTGAAGATGAAGAAGATCGACCTGGCGGCGATGCGGGCGGCCTACGAGAACGCCTGAACTCCTCACTCGGCGCGGCATCCGGCGGTGCGTCCGGATGCCGTGCGCCGGTCTGCTCCGGGCGCGAAGCGGGGCAGGTATGGTCGGGCGGGTACGAATCACGCCAACGGGGGCTCGCACCAGCGGGCTGAGAGGACGGCTAGCCCGATTCCGGGCGGATCAGGGCCGTCGACCGTATGAACCTGACCGGGTAATGCCGGCGTAGGGAGGAAATATGGGTTCCACCGGCCGTTCCGCTACCACCGCGGGTGTCGACACGGTGACCACCGGCCCCATCGAGGGCAGCGTCAAACACTACGAACAGGTCGAAGCCGACGGGCTGACCCTGCGCATCCCGGTGCGCCGGATCAACCTCACCACCGGCGCGCACTTCGACGTCTACGACACCTCTGGCCCGTACACCGACGACACCGCGACCATCGATCTCGAAGCCGGCCTGCCCAAGCTGCGCGACGAATGGCCCAAGCCGCAGATCGACGGACCGCGCACCCAGCTGGCCTGGGCGCGGGCCGGCATCATCACCGCCGAGATGCGCTATATCGCCGCGCGCGAAGGGGTTTCGCCGGAACTGGTGCGCGACGAGGTCGCCGCCGGCCGCGCGGTGATCCCCGCCAACCATCGTCACCCCGAATGCGAGCCGATGATCATCGGCAAGAAGTTCGCGGTGAAGATCAACGCCAATATCGGCAACTCCGCCGTGTCCTCCTCTATCGCCGAGGAGGTGGAGAAGATGGTGTGGGCCACCCGCTGGGGCGCCGACACCATCATGGACCTGTCCACCGGCAAGAACATCCACGAGACCCGCGAGTGGATCATGCGCAACTCGCCGGTTCCGGTCGGCACCGTGCCGATCTATCAGGCGCTGGAGAAGGTCAACGGCGATCCCACCAAGCTGACCTGGGAAATCT
This genomic interval carries:
- a CDS encoding VOC family protein, whose product is MQKIVTNLWYDTEAEEAAEFYCSLFPDSKIIRVQRFAETGMREAGSVMTVDFELAGQRFTGINGGGEYQYTHAMSLLINCDSQDEVDRLWDALLADGGKEIECGWLYDKYGVPWQVWPAEADELLTGDPAAVDRATAAMLKMKKIDLAAMRAAYENA